A single Chitinivibrio alkaliphilus ACht1 DNA region contains:
- a CDS encoding HEPN domain-containing protein: MPPKSFQELKTRQRAERDNYPQNMSLRIHRALSWLDRAHHCENDPDGRFIFYWIAFNAAYANESDCADISEGKRHYAFLKDIVALDRDQKLFDIIWKQYPQAIRVLLDNKYVFKPFWDSRRQSSASNDGWEEEFTRAKSAANRCLAHQNTAGVLNIICTRLYTLRNQLIHGGATWNSRVNRSQIIDANRILGDIIPLIIEIMMDNPEAGWQNACYPVCE; the protein is encoded by the coding sequence ATGCCACCGAAATCATTTCAGGAACTCAAAACACGACAGCGCGCAGAACGCGACAACTACCCTCAGAACATGAGCCTGCGTATACACCGTGCCTTAAGCTGGCTTGACCGGGCACACCACTGCGAAAATGATCCGGACGGCCGGTTTATTTTTTACTGGATCGCCTTCAATGCAGCCTATGCAAACGAAAGCGACTGCGCTGATATATCCGAAGGGAAACGCCATTATGCCTTTCTGAAAGATATCGTAGCCCTGGACAGGGACCAAAAACTTTTTGATATTATCTGGAAACAATATCCTCAGGCAATACGAGTACTACTCGATAACAAATATGTATTTAAACCATTCTGGGACAGCCGGCGACAATCTTCAGCATCCAACGACGGCTGGGAGGAGGAGTTTACCCGTGCCAAAAGCGCGGCAAACAGATGTTTGGCACACCAAAATACCGCCGGAGTGCTGAATATTATCTGCACTCGGCTGTATACCCTGCGTAATCAATTGATTCACGGAGGGGCCACCTGGAACAGCCGGGTAAACAGGAGTCAAATTATTGATGCAAACCGTATACTCGGTGACATCATACCGCTCATTATAGAGATAATGATGGACAATCCCGAAGCGGGATGGCAAAATGCCTGTTATCCTGTCTGTGAATAA